Proteins found in one Amphiura filiformis chromosome 14, Afil_fr2py, whole genome shotgun sequence genomic segment:
- the LOC140169351 gene encoding uncharacterized protein, producing MAKYNLGEVYQSAYKSNCSTETALLKVKSDVLNAVDRQEVVFMVLLDLSAAFDTVDHGLLLDRLKNDIGVSGTVLKWFDSYLSSRCSSVSIDNVFLNSQN from the coding sequence ATGGCCAAATATAATCTGGGTGAAGTTTACCAGTCTGCATATAAGTCAAATTGTAGTACAGAAACAGCGTTACTCAAAGTAAAAAGTGATGTACTGAATGCTGTAGACAGACAAGAAGTGGTTTTCATGGTCCTTCTTGATCTGTCTGCAGCATTCGATACAGTGGATCACGGTTTGCTACTTGATCGTCTGAAAAATGATATAGGTGTGTCTGGTACTGTACTTAAGTGGTTCGATAGTTATCTGAGTTCTCGATGTAGTAGTGTAAGTATTGATAATGTTTTTCTGAACAGTCAAAACTAG
- the LOC140169352 gene encoding uncharacterized protein: MPTYQTSIGLQTESSATSIQLYYPLELNESFLQMLARTGMEQLVDFPTRNESMLLDIIITNRPSLINRCEGLPALGDHDIVYADWNAQASRVKPSCRKIFLWNHADFDLIRQETKEWADKFVSRNTTSTPVELLSREIEQYLQKILHDRVPSKLSSTRFNQPWFNTSTKRICRRKARDFKKARKTNRDRDWRRFRQLKKQSQITCRQAYNKYLTDIIRSEPGASRRLGAIIKAKRCDQAGIAPLKEGNHLFSDPKTKANLLNRQFASVFTKDDSSTLPDLGPSTHPPMNGIQITNQGIVKLLKNLNPYKASGPDGVPARLLKETAEEIAPAICLLYQASLDQGSVPSAWKKALVVPYI; encoded by the coding sequence ATGCCAACTTACCAGACATCGATTGGGTTACAGACCGAGTCGTCGGCCACCAGTATCCAGTTATACTATCCACTTGAATTAAATGAATCCTTCCTGCAGATGCTGGCTCGAACTGGAATGGAACAACTTGTTGACTTTCCAACCCGCAATGAAAGTATGTTACTTGACATCATCATTACCAATCGACCCTCTCTAATCAACCGCTGTGAGGGGTTGCCAGCTTTGGGTGACCATGACATTGTGTATGCAGATTGGAATGCTCAGGCCAGCAGAGTGAAACCATCCTGTCGCAAGATCTTCCTGTGGAATCATGCTGATTTTGATTTGATCCGTCAGGAGACCAAGGAATGGGCAGACAAGTTTGTCTCTCGCAACACAACATCTACTCCAGTGGAACTGTTATCCAGGGAGATTGAACAGTATCTTCAGAAAATACTCCATGACAGAGTACCTTCCAAGCTCAGCTCCACCAGATTCAACCAGCCATGGTTTAACACCTCTACCAAACGGATCTGTCGAAGGAAAGCAAGGGATTTCAAGAAAGCTAGGAAGACAAACAGAGACCGTGATTGGAGGAGATTTAGGCAATTGAAGAAGCAGAGCCAAATTACCTGTCGTCAGGCCTACAACAAGTACCTTACTGACATAATACGCAGTGAACCTGGTGCAAGTAGAAGACTGGGGGCCATTATCAAAGCCAAGCGTTGTGATCAAGCTGGTATTGCTCCTCTGAAGGAAGGCAATCATCTCTTCAGTGACCCAAAGACCAAGGCCAATCTGCTGAATCGCCAATTTGCATCAGTTTTTACCAAGGATGATTCATCAACTCTACCTGATCTTGGACCCAGCACTCATCCACCAATGAATGGTATCCAGATCACCAATCAAGGCATTGTCAAGTTGCTGAAGAATCTTAACCCATACAAGGCTTCTGGTCCTGACGGCGTGCCTGCCAGACTTCTGAAGGAAACTGCGGAAGAGATCGCTCCAGCCATCTGCCTCCTCTACCAAGCATCCCTCGACCAAGGATCTGTCCCATCTGCGTGGAAGAAAGCACTGGTAGTTCCATATATTTAA
- the LOC140169353 gene encoding uncharacterized protein produces MEKVKTDRANKVKNKPNNKDNPNAEKNKGCVVIPYIAGVSEKISRIMKKHNISTAMKPHTTIKKMLVHPKDKQEKERTANCVYEIPCKSCPQTYIGETKRQFGVRMSEHKREAEKAGQLKYTRSKRTESLTEINKSAITDHVSRENHIIDWDSSSIIDREENRRARWVKEAIWIRKRGDKTMNRDEGTFFLSHFFDPLLKTTAGDRSTTSSGKPKHPVKMSL; encoded by the coding sequence ATGGAAAAAGTTAAAACAGACAGAGCCAACAAAGTCAAAAATAAGCCAAACAACAAAGACAATCCAAATGCGGAAAAGAACAAAGGATGCGTAGTGATCCCATACATAGCCGGCGTCTCGGAAAAGATAAGCCGTATCATGAAAAAGCACAACATCTCGACGGCCATGAAGCCCCATACTACCATCAAAAAGATGCTTGTTCACCCCAAGGACAAACAAGAGAAAGAAAGAACTGCAAATTGTGTTTACGAGATACCATGCAAAAGTTGTCCCCAAACATACATCGGTGAGACCAAAAGGCAATTTGGCGTCCGTATGAGTGAGCATAAACGGGAAGCAGAAAAAGCGGGCCAGCTTAAATACACACGCTCCAAAAGAACGGAATCTCTTACGGAAATAAATAAATCCGCAATTACTGATCATGTGTCAAGAGAAAACCATATCATAGACTGGGACAGTTCATCAATCATCGACAGAGAAGAAAATCGCAGAGCAAGATGGGTGAAGGAAGCGATTTGGATTCGCAAGAGAGGGGAcaagaccatgaacagagacgagggcacGTTCTTTCTAAGTCACttctttgatcctctgctcaagaccaccGCTGGAGACAGGAGTACTACTTCATCGGGAAAACCAAAACATCCGGTCAA